From the Echeneis naucrates chromosome 7, fEcheNa1.1, whole genome shotgun sequence genome, the window caggtggatttaggaggaaagcttgttgttccccaggaaatagcctgtacaaagctaatgcctgatataattttgtggtctaggaatagaaagagagtatatttcatagagctgactgtgccgtgggaggattcagttgtcCAAGCgtttgaaagaaaaagctcaggtatgcagatctaggtaatggtgctgagcagcgaggatggaaggttaggatttgtccagtggaagtaggatgtagagggtttgtagccagatctgctgttttgttttttgttgaaggagttagggGGAaagggacagagggtgaggaatatagtgaaggaaatgtcagatgaggcagtaagatccagacagtggatttggattagaagaagtaataatagctggggcccagcagggggagcgcttaagatagacagactctaggaagaagcagaggaatAAATCTaggaagaggaagtgcatttaagtggagggtgtggcctgtttgagcctctttgagaccaggcggttagtccaggtgaggaccagggtctgtatccccaccccgctttcactagtgcagttggtgagaggtcagagtagttgatggtagtgctgtttgagattgACATAGGCAGggcaaaagtttgttgttagggagcaGTGATAGTTTGAAATTTATTGTTAGTtttagggagttaatcactgagtctggtccatgttttgttgcacaagtttcctgtgtttactttaaaaaagaataaaatagttTCCTgagcatcacagtttgttgtgtagCAGCAGACCCATCAGGGTGTCAACACTGAGTCCAGTCCACGACCAAAACCACCTACAGTGGACACATTGATTTCCCCAGATGtcagtccagtccagcatcCAGATCCATGGAGACTCCATCTCACAACTTCTACAatttaaaggatctgctgctaacatcttggtCCAGATCGCACAGCTCAGATTTAGAGGTCAAGAGAAGTCCAGATCACTAAGGTCAGGACTTTTTTGGAGGCAAAATCGTGTCGAATCTTAAGACCAAATTTGAAGAAAGACTCTCAAGTCTCCCTTTGGTCATTTCAGTGTTGAGTCAtcttctgaaatctgtttctccttcttcctctcagaTCTGCATCCTGTCTTGCCATCATCTTCTCCCCTCACGGATCTCCTCTCTTCCCCCATCAGTGTCCTCCTTcactctccttccctccttttccaGTTGTCTTTCTCCACCTCATTGTCAGACTTCactgaccagaaaaaaaattgtctcaTCCTTCACAGCTATTGATGATCGGATTCTTCAGAGGAAATAGTCTGTCATGTCATCCAGCagaatatgaaataaaagacgAATGTTGTCCTAAATGTCAACCTGGTAAGATCCACCTGAACAGTGAcgggacattttcttttttttttttggacacttttagtaatgaaaatgaaactgaactgaacttttcagttcagtttcattttaCCCTAACCCATTAAATATTAATCTCTCCAACAGGAACTCATGTTAAAAAAGATTGCACAGAGTTCATGAGTACGTCCTGTCAGACCTGCTCTAATGGAACCTTCATGAGTCAAATCACTGGACTTAAATATTGTCTTCCCTGCACAAACTGTGACACAGgtacatttctctttctcattaTTACAAGGGGACTGTGTGAAGAGAAAATTGTTAGAGATAAGTTCGACAGTGTCAGCAAGGATATATTCATTGTGTTTAATGCACATAAGTGACTTCACATTGATGAAACCTGACTGCAGCCACAAAAACCTCACAACCTCGTGAATTCAAAGAGTTGAGAAACTCTTGCATGTCTAGTCAGAATGGAATTAGTGCTGTCCAGTAGATTAGAAACAGGTTTAGTATCTCCATGTGtaatctctgtgtgttttgacaGGTTCTGGTGTGAAGGTTAAGAGGTCATGCACAAAAACATTGGATGCAATTTGTGAACCACTGGAAGGATTCTACTGTATAGACACCAAAGAAGACAGCtgtgtggcagcagagaaacactCGGAATGTAAACCAGGACAATACATCATCACAAAAGGTTGGCTTCTCTCTTATGATTTTTATAAAAGGCTCGTTTTAGAGCAGTTAGTTGAGGTCCTTTTGGATGATCAACTGGCTGACTAAAACTATGGAGACTGGATTATTAGTTATGAGCACTACATGACCCACAGTTGAAATCAGACTTGCGTGTAAATGTATCAGCTCATATTTTGTGAGAGGGGATACTGCTGAATACATTTCTATAAAATATTTGACTATGtggctatgtgtgtgtggctttagGAGATATAAGCCGAACAAACCAATTTTGTCTTCGAAAAtcacttcatgtttttatgtcattgCCATGATTTTGATAATATATTAAACTCTCCAAAGGATAGACTGCAGTTTCTGAAATTTCTTGATGGACTAGTTTATAGACAGGATTGTATGAACATGAACATCCATCCACTGCATTTTCCATCTCGGGattgcagggctgctggagccaatcccagctcacatcaggcgagggtcggggtacaccctggacaggtcaccagtccatcacagggccaacacacagagaccaacaaccactcacactcacacctaaggtcaatttagattcaccagttaacctaaacatgatgtctttggacggtgagaggaaaccagagtacccagaggtGTCAGGTGGAGGAGgttcccctttttgcacctgggttcactctcatcagctctgacaggaggaaacccaggcactGAAGGCACTGAAGCTAATACCATTCAGATTATTACAGTGTTGTGTCAAACAGAAACTGCTTGGATTATGAACCAATTTGTCTTGTTCTGCTCTTCTGAGAAAAGATCTGAATGTTCGATCCAACAAGAATCAACAGTCATATTGGGACAGTTattgaatgttttaaaaaggaatCACATATTGCTGAGTAGAAATCAGATACATCTGGTGACGTGTCATATGATGTGTACGCTAGTAACAACTGAATATGTATGATTGCATTTTACAGGAACAGCCTCCAAGGATACTTTGTGCTCTGATTGCAGTCATGGAACTTTCTCAGATGGGACATTAACATCTTGTCGACCACAAACAAAGTAAGACGCACACGGTTTCTCACAAATACAGTGAATTTGTAGTTTCTGCGCATTTTCCTATGAAACTTTCCCTCTATCTTTCCAGATGTGATGCAGAAAACCATCTGATAAAACCAGGAACTGCTGCCGCTGATGCTGAATGTGTAGGAAACGGTAGTTTGACCGCAGCTAtgatcagtgtgtttttattattaattcttggagttgcacttttcttttttctctacAGGAAGAAATACTTGTCTGACAGAAATGTCTCTTTGAGCTGACATCACTGTGAAATCAGAAAAACTGCACAAGGTGTTTAAATGAAtctctttctgtcctcagtGGAAGAGACTGGCTGGGGACCAACAGTTGAATTGACAACTGATGAGAAACCAACCTTGTAAAGAGCTGCTGCTCAACATTCTGGATCTGAAATACCTAGGAACTCGATAGTATGAAGTTCTCTTGGAAGTCAAATGAAGCCAATGAGCGAGTCAGACTTAAAGCAACTCATATAGACATAAAGACCCTGATGACCTGCAACTTTTAACTTCTGAACTTCCAACTGTAGcacttcacaaaaacaaaaactttttttattaacGAAAAAGAATAATCAACTCATGATATTGTGCATAAACTCATAATCAAAACGAACATTGTAATCAAAGAAAATAGCGGTCAACAAAATATGGCGACCCTGCTcaccctctttttctctgaccACACAGGTGAACAGGTGTCTATATTAACGCCACATCCCCGCCCAAATCCATATGGCCTACTTCCCTCATCAAcgtgatcacaaaaaaaaaaaacaactaaataataaataatatatttatatatatatatatctgtcaCTCGGTGACTTTCAGGTATTGCAGCCATAACCTCTTGTTTGTTGCTCCTGTTGACACAAATCCAGTGTGTGTCCTCCTCCACAACAAAGACACACCCTCCTTGCAGCTTGAAGTTGTTCCTTCTCTTTGGTTCTGGGCTGAGTTTTATCTTCTACAGGAGCTACAGTGGTGGCAAAGTTTGTTCTTTTAATTCCAGCATGAGGCTGTTGCTTGagtttattttaagattttcatttctctctcagtAAAATTGGTGATGTCACCAAATGTAAGTCTCTGGTTCCGCCTCTCCTGCAGCTCACAGACTACAGTTCTCCACTTGTCTCTGAATTTGTAAGGCAACTTCCTTATAATGGCGAGTACATTGGCACCCCTTCCATGGCATTAAAACATCCTACATCCTCTGTTTTGATGGGAGGCCATGAAAGAGCCCTTT encodes:
- the LOC115046475 gene encoding tumor necrosis factor receptor superfamily member 14-like isoform X2, which codes for MIPRRNTVTAASLLLLMIGFFRGNSLSCHPAEYEIKDECCPKCQPGTHVKKDCTEFMSTSCQTCSNGTFMSQITGLKYCLPCTNCDTGSGVKVKRSCTKTLDAICEPLEGFYCIDTKEDSCVAAEKHSECKPGQYIITKGTASKDTLCSDCSHGTFSDGTLTSCRPQTKCDAENHLIKPGTAAADAECVGNVEETGWGPTVELTTDEKPTL
- the LOC115046475 gene encoding tumor necrosis factor receptor superfamily member 14-like isoform X1 produces the protein MIPRRNTVTAASLLLLMIGFFRGNSLSCHPAEYEIKDECCPKCQPGTHVKKDCTEFMSTSCQTCSNGTFMSQITGLKYCLPCTNCDTGSGVKVKRSCTKTLDAICEPLEGFYCIDTKEDSCVAAEKHSECKPGQYIITKGTASKDTLCSDCSHGTFSDGTLTSCRPQTKCDAENHLIKPGTAAADAECVGNGSLTAAMIMEETGWGPTVELTTDEKPTL